The following are encoded together in the Lactuca sativa cultivar Salinas chromosome 1, Lsat_Salinas_v11, whole genome shotgun sequence genome:
- the LOC128126441 gene encoding uncharacterized protein LOC128126441 isoform X1 produces MGTMVSKNYNRIRIIYCTDFDFAFNIWKWTNKEVSSTVTYSITGWKVVPGSCLVFFPGYVVDKIVLAGPPLVKVLLGTDSHTCTAGAFGQFATGIGNTDAGFVLGTGKLLLKVPPTLRFVLDREMQDYLLANNLILQVRFTLNKCLLQFTKKLIF; encoded by the exons ATGGGCACAATGGTTAG CAAGAATTATAATAGGATCCGGATCATTTATTGCACAGATTTTGACTTTGCCTTCAACATTTGGAAGTGGACCAACAAAGAAGTTTCTTCCACCGTTACTTACTCCATTACAG GATGGAAAGTTGTCCCTGGTAGCTGTTTGGTGTTCTTCCCCGGTTATGTTGTTGATAAAATTGTCTTAGCAGGCCCACCACTTGTGAAG GTCTTACTTGGTACCGATTCCCACACGTGTACTGCTGGAGCATTTGGCCAGTTTGCTACCGGAATTGGAAACACTGATGCCGGATTTGTGTTAGGAACCGGAAAGCTATTGCTTAAG GTGCCTCCAACCTTAAGATTCGTATTGGATCGAGAAATGCAAGATTATCTTCTTGCAAACAATTTGATTTTACAAGTAAGATTCACTCTCAATAAGTGCTTGTTACAATTTACCAAAAAATTAATCTTTTAA
- the LOC128126441 gene encoding uncharacterized protein LOC128126441 isoform X2: MGTMVSKNYNRIRIIYCTDFDFAFNIWKWTNKEVSSTVTYSITGWKVVPGSCLVFFPGYVVDKIVLAGPPLVKVLLGTDSHTCTAGAFGQFATGIGNTDAGFVLGTGKLLLKVPPTLRFVLDREMQDYLLANNLILQIIGEISISKV; this comes from the exons ATGGGCACAATGGTTAG CAAGAATTATAATAGGATCCGGATCATTTATTGCACAGATTTTGACTTTGCCTTCAACATTTGGAAGTGGACCAACAAAGAAGTTTCTTCCACCGTTACTTACTCCATTACAG GATGGAAAGTTGTCCCTGGTAGCTGTTTGGTGTTCTTCCCCGGTTATGTTGTTGATAAAATTGTCTTAGCAGGCCCACCACTTGTGAAG GTCTTACTTGGTACCGATTCCCACACGTGTACTGCTGGAGCATTTGGCCAGTTTGCTACCGGAATTGGAAACACTGATGCCGGATTTGTGTTAGGAACCGGAAAGCTATTGCTTAAG GTGCCTCCAACCTTAAGATTCGTATTGGATCGAGAAATGCAAGATTATCTTCTTGCAAACAATTTGATTTTACAA ATAATTGGTGAAATATCTATATCGAAAGTCTAA